The window TAAGTTATGATTGTAACGATCAACCCCCGCTTCTTTTAACTGTTGCGCCTGTTCTTCTTTCAATAAGCCAAGACAGGCACAAACTTTTAAGCCGTATTTTTCTTTAATTTCTTCAACCGCTTCACTGACTACATTGACATCCTTTCGCGTTGGACCTCGTCCACTCGCAACGATGCAATATGTACCAATTTTATTTTCAAATGCTCGTTTCGCACCTGCTAAAATTTCCTCTTTTGTAATGAAGGGATATTTATCAATCGGTGCAGTTGATTTGGATGACTGTGAGCAATAACCACAATCCTCTGGGCAATAACCACTTTTTGCATTCATAATCATATTTAATTTCACTTTTTTACCATAATAATGTTTACGAATAGCAAAGGCTCCGTCCATTAGCTTTAATAGTTCGTCATCATCACTATTTAAAATGGCCAATGCCTCCTCCTTGCTAATAATCTTTCCTGCAATGACTTCTTCTGCTAGCTGTAACCAATCCACTATACATTCCCCTTTTCAAACTGTTCTATTTTTAGCATTATTCAGCAGAGATTTTGTGACGAAAAAGTGAGTCAACGACACATGTCCCTATACGCTACGCTTTGGTGAAGGATTTGCCTGCTCAAAAGCTAACTGACAACACTAGCGGCATACTTATACCGCACCGTCAGCAAAGAACCAGGATCCATTACGCTGAGGCATAATGGATTGACCTTGCTGATTGAAATACTTTATAAAGTCGTTCAGCTAAAAGTGCAGAAGCAATTGCTAGGCAAAAGTCTGCGACAATGCTATTCAAAAAACCAACTAAGAAAATATGAGTCCAGCTCGTTTTCATGTGTAGCCAGAAGTTCAATGATACATATAAATACGGTACTGCTACCGCATAAATAATGATGAGCCCTACGATATTAGCGCCGATAAAATGCTTTTTCGTCGGCACCTCAACTCTTTCTAGCATTAAACCAATGACAAATGCTGCAAGGGCAAAGCCGATTAGATAACCAAAAGTGGGCTGCAATACATATGTGATGCCTCCTCCTTGTGTAAAAACAGGTAAACCAACCAAACCAATACCAATATAAACGAGCTGACTTTGAAAACCATGACGACTTCCAAGCAAACATCCTGCCAAAAAGACGAATACTATTTGTAATGTAAACGGCACTACTGGTAGCGGCACTTTAATAAATGCGCCTATGGCTGTTAAAGCAGCAAACATCGCAATCATAACGAGTGACAGTGTTGATCGTCGTTGTAGCATACCTTATCCCTCCCGTTCCGCAAAAAATTGCACGATTGTATCTTTTGCTGTTTCAATCATGAAATGCATTTCCTCATCGGTTATGATGTATGGAGGCATAAAATACAAAACATTGCCAAGAGGACGAATCAGTAATCCTTTTGATAAAGCTCTTTTATAAATTTGATAGCCAATCCGTTCTTCACTTGGCAGCGGTACCTTCGTCACCGCATTCGCTACAAGTTCAATGGCCCCCACAAGCCCTGCCTGCCGATATTCTCCAACATATGGCAGATGATTAAATGCTTCCATGGCTAGCTTATACATGCGTTCACCTTTTTCTTGCACAATGTCGATATACTGTTCCTCCTCAAACATTGTCAATACTTCTAATGCAACGCGGCAAGCCAATGTATTACCGGTATAGCTATGTGAGTGTAAAAATGCTTTCATTGTCCCGTAATCATCGTAAAAAGCGTTATAGACCTCATCCGAAGTTAGGACAACAGAAAGTGGCAAATAACCACCAGTAAGCCCCTTCGATAAGCACATAAAATCTGGGGTAATGGCGGCTTGTTCGCAGGCAAACATCGTCCCAGTACGGCCAAAACCAACAGCAATTTCATCGGCAATGAGATGCACATTATACTGTGTACATAACGCTCGTAATTGCTTCAAATATATAGGTGGATACATTTTCATGCCTGCCGCTGCCTGAATGAGCGGTTCAATAATGACGGCTGTAATTTCTGCATGGTGCATTGCGAGTTCGTCTTTGACAAAGCTAATACATTGGGCTTGGCATGAATCCGGACGATCATGAAAAGGACAACGGTAACAATCGGGCCCCTGTGCACGCACTGTATCCAGTAAAAGTGGCTGATACAGCTCGTTATATAGATCTACGCCACCAACCGATAGAGCACCTAGTGTTTCACCATGATAAGCATCCGTTAATGCTAGAAATCGTTTTTTAGATGTTTTTCCAGTTTGCATATGATATTGGAAACTCATTTTTAATGCAACTTCAATGGCTGCTGAGCCGTTATCTGCAAAAAATACTTTATTTAAACCTTCTGGCGTTAAAGCTACTAACTTTTCTGCGACCTGAATAGCCGGCTCATGGGTGAAATTAGCAAAAATCGCATGCTCTAATGTAAATGCTTGCTCGCTTAAAGCTTGACTAATACGGGGGTTAGCATGTCCAAATAAATTAACCCACCAAGAAGACACTGCATCCAAATAGCGCTGATTATTTTCATCATAAAGCCATACGCCTTGTCCTTTTTTAATAACAATTGGTGGAAACTGCTCATAATCCTTCATTTGTGAACATGGGTGCCAGACATGTTGCAAATCTCTTGTTTGTAATTCAGTTAATGCTTGTCTCATGTCTGGTCAGCCTTTCGAACAATGATGTGTCTGTGATGGGATATTCCACAATCTCCGAAATATTCTGGAGTTTTGGAATGGTCGCAAATGGTAAAGCATGATGTTGCAATATCGTTTCTTCGTTATTTTGCTCGATTAGGCTACCTGTATCGCCATTAAATACGATACCTAGTACTTCAATAGCACGTGTCCGTAAAGCCTCTAATGTCAAAAGCGTATGATTTATCGTTCCGAGTGTTGTCCGTGTCACGACCACAACCGGTAGTTTACTTTGGACAATAACATCTAGGAGTGTCGTTTCTCCGATTGTATCTAGTGGGACAAAAAGACCTCCGGCACCTTCACAAATAACGACATCATTTGATTGCTGTAAATACTGCATTTGCTTTAATAAGTAATGGGTATTTATTTGCTGCCCCTCCAGTTGTGCAGCAAAATGTGGTGATGCAGCCTCTTTAAACGAAAACCCATTCAAATTCATTGGTTCAAGCATTTGCAACGAATACTTTTCATACATTGTTGTATCGTGGTAATAGGATTTTCCATTCTGATACATTTCACCAGTTTGTACAGGTTTGTATGGTGTGACACGAAGACCCTGCTTCTGTAATTGGCGCATCAATAATGTGGTAATACACGTTTTACCAACTTCCGTATCTGTTCCGACAATCCAAAAATGTTGCATCGTTAACCTCCCCCCTTTTGAGTTAACTAACTACACAAATTAAGTTAACACATTTATTTTCACTTTGTAAATGCTCTTTCATTTTTTCTACAAAAACACTTCATTTCTTTGTAAAATATAGCGAATTTTGCGATAACTTATCGTAATCTTTTTTATCATCTTAAAAAATATAAGAAAATTCCTATGCAGGTGGGAGCCTATCTGCGTATTTCTTAGTTCTATCAGGAATATTTGTCATCTTATCAGCGCGAATACATTATCTATCAGCGATTCTCACCTTTCTACTTCTAAAGGCGAAGCTCAATAAACGGCGAAAGACACTCCTAAAGTCTGACCGGTACCCAATTTCCCTAATTTGAGAACATTTTAATCTGCTATAGAAAGGATTTTGAACTTCATCT of the Lysinibacillus fusiformis genome contains:
- the bioD gene encoding dethiobiotin synthase, whose product is MQHFWIVGTDTEVGKTCITTLLMRQLQKQGLRVTPYKPVQTGEMYQNGKSYYHDTTMYEKYSLQMLEPMNLNGFSFKEAASPHFAAQLEGQQINTHYLLKQMQYLQQSNDVVICEGAGGLFVPLDTIGETTLLDVIVQSKLPVVVVTRTTLGTINHTLLTLEALRTRAIEVLGIVFNGDTGSLIEQNNEETILQHHALPFATIPKLQNISEIVEYPITDTSLFERLTRHETSIN
- the bioB gene encoding biotin synthase BioB — translated: MDWLQLAEEVIAGKIISKEEALAILNSDDDELLKLMDGAFAIRKHYYGKKVKLNMIMNAKSGYCPEDCGYCSQSSKSTAPIDKYPFITKEEILAGAKRAFENKIGTYCIVASGRGPTRKDVNVVSEAVEEIKEKYGLKVCACLGLLKEEQAQQLKEAGVDRYNHNLNTSERHHSYITTSHTYEDRINTVEIAKKHGISPCSGAIIGMKETKDDVVDIARALHQLDADSIPVNFLNAIDGTKLEGTKELNPRYCLKVLALFRYINPTKEIRISGGREVNLGSLQPLGMYAANSIFVGDYLTTEGQEANSDYRMLEELGFEIELTQKQEEVLC
- the bioA gene encoding adenosylmethionine--8-amino-7-oxononanoate transaminase; the protein is MRQALTELQTRDLQHVWHPCSQMKDYEQFPPIVIKKGQGVWLYDENNQRYLDAVSSWWVNLFGHANPRISQALSEQAFTLEHAIFANFTHEPAIQVAEKLVALTPEGLNKVFFADNGSAAIEVALKMSFQYHMQTGKTSKKRFLALTDAYHGETLGALSVGGVDLYNELYQPLLLDTVRAQGPDCYRCPFHDRPDSCQAQCISFVKDELAMHHAEITAVIIEPLIQAAAGMKMYPPIYLKQLRALCTQYNVHLIADEIAVGFGRTGTMFACEQAAITPDFMCLSKGLTGGYLPLSVVLTSDEVYNAFYDDYGTMKAFLHSHSYTGNTLACRVALEVLTMFEEEQYIDIVQEKGERMYKLAMEAFNHLPYVGEYRQAGLVGAIELVANAVTKVPLPSEERIGYQIYKRALSKGLLIRPLGNVLYFMPPYIITDEEMHFMIETAKDTIVQFFAEREG
- a CDS encoding biotin transporter BioY, whose translation is MLQRRSTLSLVMIAMFAALTAIGAFIKVPLPVVPFTLQIVFVFLAGCLLGSRHGFQSQLVYIGIGLVGLPVFTQGGGITYVLQPTFGYLIGFALAAFVIGLMLERVEVPTKKHFIGANIVGLIIIYAVAVPYLYVSLNFWLHMKTSWTHIFLVGFLNSIVADFCLAIASALLAERLYKVFQSARSIHYASA